A stretch of DNA from Nitrospirota bacterium:
GCCGTGGGCGCGGCCGTGCAGGCAGCGGTGCTCAAGGGCGAGGTTAAGGAGGTCCTTCTGCTGGACGTGACCCCCCTGAGCCTGGGCATCGAGACCCTGGGCGGCGTGTTCACGAAGATTATCGAGAAGAACACCACCATACCCACGAAGAAGAGCCAGATATTCTCCACCGCTTCGGACAGCCAGCCCGCGGTGACCATCAGGGTCTTTCAGGGCGAGCGGGAGATGGCGTCGGACAACAAGCTCCTGGGGAACTTCGAGCTGGTGGGCATCCCGCCGGCCCCCAGGGGGGTGCCGCAGATCGAGGTGGCCTTCGACATCGACGCCAACGGCATCCTTCATGTCTCGGCAAAGGACTTGGGGACGGGCAAGGAGCAGTCCATCCGCATCACGGCCACCAGCGGGCTGAGCGAGGACGAGATCAAGCGCATGCAGCGCGACGCCGAGGAGCACGCCAGCGAAGACAAGAAAAGAAGGGAGCTGGCCGAGGCCCGAAACGAGGCCGACACGCTCGTCTACTCGGTGGAGAAGTCCCTGCGGGAATACGGGGAGAAGCTCTCCGAGGACGACAAGAACAAAATCAACGAGGCCCTGGAGGACGTCAAGAAGGTCAAGGACACCGCGACGGAGGCAGCCGAGATAAAGCGGGCCGTGGAGAAGCTCACGTCGGCCTCCCACAAGATTGCCGAGCACGTCTACCAGCAGGCGGGCGCCGGAGCGGGAGCCGCCGCCGGCGGCAACCAGGAAGGCGGCGAGAAGGAGAACGTCGTGGAGGCGGAGTTCGAGGACGTGGATAAAGAGGGCAAGGAGTAAGCGGCACAGGCACGCGGGGACCGATGAAGGACTACTACAAGATTCTCGGGGTCCAGAGGGACGCCACCGAGGCGGAGATAAAGCGGGCATACAGGAAACTCGCCATGGAGTGCCACCCCGACAGAAACCAGGGGGACAGGGACTGCGAGGAGCGCTTCAAGGAGCTGAGCGAGGCCTACTCCGTCCTGGGCACTCCGGAGAAGAGGGCCAATTACGACCGCTTCGGCACCGCGGAGGGCGCCCAAGCGGGGGCGGGCTTCGGGCCCTTCGGCGCCGGCGGCTTCGCCGGCGCCTTCGGGGACGTTTTCGAGGACGTCTTCGCCGATTTCTTCGGCACCTTCACTGGCGCCAGGAGCAGCCGCGTGCGGGGCAACGACCTCAGGTACGACCTCGAGATATCCCTGGAGGAGGCCGCCCGGGGCACGGAGGAGACGATAGGCATCCAGAGGTGGCGCCCGTGCACGGAGTGCGGCGGCACCGGTTCGCGCTCGAAGAGGCCCGCCACCTGCCCCGACTGCGGGGGCAGGGGACAGGTGCGCTTCCACCAGGGGTTTTTCACCGTTTCCAGAACGTGTCCCCGCTGCAAGGGGGAGGGCTCCTACGTGACGGACCCCTGCGAGGCATGCCGGGGAGAGGGCAGAAAGAAGGTCCCGGCCACCATCTCGGTAAAGGTGCCGCCGGGGGTGGATTCGGGCTCGCGCCTGAAGATGACCGGCGAGGGGGACCCCGGCGAAAGGGGCGGCCCCCCCGGAGACCTCTACATCATCATCACGGTCAAGCCCCACGACCTCTTCGTCAGGGAAGGGGACACCCTGCTGTGCAAGGTGCCGATTACCTTCCCCCAGGCGGCCCTCGGCGACGAGATAGAAGTGCCCACCCTGGAGGGGATGAGGAAGCTCAAGGTTCCCGCCGGTACGCAGCCGGGCTCCACGTTCACCCTGAAGGGCAAGGGCATGCCCCGCCTGGGCGGCAGGGGGCACGGAAACCAGGTCGTCGTGGTCGACGTGGCCGTCCCCAGGCACGTCAACGCCAAGCAGAAGGCCCTCCTTGAGGAGTTCGCGCGCCTTTCCGAGGACGAAGCCACCCAGGGCTTCAAGGAGCGCCTGAAGAGCATGTTCGCCGGGAAGGCATGAAGGGCATCAAGGGGCAACTGAGTTCCCTCTCCATCACCGACCTGATGCAGTGGATAGACATGAACAAGAAGTCCGGGGTCCTGTTCGTCTCGCTGGAGGACGAGGGAAAGTGCTTCTGCTTCGAGGAGGGAAGGCTCCTCATGGCCTCCTCCAACCGCCCCGGCGGGCGCTTCGGGGAATTCCTCTCACGGGAAGGAGGCGTCCCCCTGGGGCATATCCGGGATGCCGTGGCGGCTTCCCGGAGGGAGGGGATGCCGCTCTTGGGCTACCTCATCGAGAAGAAGGTAGTCCCCGCCGCCTTTCTGAAGGTGGCCGTGGAGCAGCTTGCCGAGGCCGGCATCATGGACATCCTCCGCTGGGAGGACGGCTCGTTTCAGTTCGTGGAGGACCTGCCCCGGGTGCTCGCGAAAGGTCCCGTCAGGCTCGGCGTGAACTTCATCACCTTCGAAGCCGTACGCAAGCACGACGAACTGCTCAAGGAAAAGGGCCGCTAGGCCCTCTGCACGCACGGGCATGCCCCGCGCCTTCGTCCCCCGCATCCCCCCTGAAAAGGACGCCTTCCCCCTGAGGGGCGAGACCGCCCGATACCTTCTGGCCGTGCTCCGCACGGCGCCGGGGGACGAGGTGGTGCTTTTTGACGGCGAGGGGCGCCGTGCCCGCGCCACGGTCGTTCGCACCAGGAGGGCCGAACTGGACGTGGAGGTGAAAGAGAGGCTTCCCGTCCCCGAGGAGCCCCCCGGGGGAATCGTCCTCCTTCAGGGGATGCTGAAGGGCCAGAAGATGGACCTGGTGGTTCAGAAGGCCACGGAGCTCGGAGTAAAGGAGATAGTGCCCCTCATCACCGAGAGGACCCAGGTGCGCGAGACCCGGAAGCTTGGACGCTGGCAGAAGATAGCCCGGGAGGCGGCCCGGCAGTGCGGCAGGCCCGTCGTGCCCGCGGTGCGCCCGCCCGCCGAGGCGGACCTTGTCTTCGGCCAGGCGGAGGGGCTTTCGGGGTTCATCTTCTGGG
This window harbors:
- the dnaJ gene encoding molecular chaperone DnaJ, translated to MKDYYKILGVQRDATEAEIKRAYRKLAMECHPDRNQGDRDCEERFKELSEAYSVLGTPEKRANYDRFGTAEGAQAGAGFGPFGAGGFAGAFGDVFEDVFADFFGTFTGARSSRVRGNDLRYDLEISLEEAARGTEETIGIQRWRPCTECGGTGSRSKRPATCPDCGGRGQVRFHQGFFTVSRTCPRCKGEGSYVTDPCEACRGEGRKKVPATISVKVPPGVDSGSRLKMTGEGDPGERGGPPGDLYIIITVKPHDLFVREGDTLLCKVPITFPQAALGDEIEVPTLEGMRKLKVPAGTQPGSTFTLKGKGMPRLGGRGHGNQVVVVDVAVPRHVNAKQKALLEEFARLSEDEATQGFKERLKSMFAGKA
- a CDS encoding 16S rRNA (uracil(1498)-N(3))-methyltransferase, producing the protein MPRAFVPRIPPEKDAFPLRGETARYLLAVLRTAPGDEVVLFDGEGRRARATVVRTRRAELDVEVKERLPVPEEPPGGIVLLQGMLKGQKMDLVVQKATELGVKEIVPLITERTQVRETRKLGRWQKIAREAARQCGRPVVPAVRPPAEADLVFGQAEGLSGFIFWEEGGRPLGQAELPPEGRDVHAAVGPEGGFTGAEVEMALSRGLEAATLGPLILRAETAALAAVTLLRFLLGRMR
- a CDS encoding DUF4388 domain-containing protein, with product MKGIKGQLSSLSITDLMQWIDMNKKSGVLFVSLEDEGKCFCFEEGRLLMASSNRPGGRFGEFLSREGGVPLGHIRDAVAASRREGMPLLGYLIEKKVVPAAFLKVAVEQLAEAGIMDILRWEDGSFQFVEDLPRVLAKGPVRLGVNFITFEAVRKHDELLKEKGR